The segment CTTTGTCTGACGAACACCCCGGCAACCAGCCAGAAGCAATTATTATTTTTTTATTAGTTTTAATTTTCTCTGTCGGATTAATAGCCACTTTTTCATACGCGGCCTCGCTAAAAATCACCCTCACTAACTCTGCGTTCAATTTTGTCGCGGCAATACCAAGCCAATCTAAATCAACGTTTTTAATCTTTGCTAATTTTTTCGCCGCCGCGTTATATTTTTTATTTGTCCCTCCTCCGCCGGCCACTATTACCGCCCGCCCGCCATTTTTAATAAAATCCAAAATCGCCCGACGAAAATTTTTTAAAAAAATCGTGTCCACTTCGTCTGGCACGATAACTGATCCGCCGAGAGAAACTATTAATGTTTTCATTTATTTATTTTGTGAATTGTTTATAAAGTTCCTCAAATAATCTTTTTTGTTCTGTCGGATCATAACCCTCCCGACGTATGCGGGCTTTCTCCCCACGAATAAATTTTTTAACACTGCGGCTAAATTTTCTTTTTGACATAAATTTTGTCTCTCTTTGCACGCTCGGCCGACATTACTTTAAAAGGCGACGGCGTACGGTATCGCGTTTTTCCCTTTCCACAACGTGCACACGAATATTTTTTCATCTTCTTACAAATAATTTTTAGAGCGCGTTCTCCACGCCGCCCACAGTAATGATTGCGCCACCAACTTTAGGAAATTGTTTCGCGGTTTGGGAAAGTTGCGCTCGAAACATTTGAGCCCGACAATTATCCGCGGCTAAAACAAATATCTCTGGAGAAAAATCAACATAAGCCATGCCAATCATAATCTTTACGCTATGGATTTTTATCTCGTCTCCAATGTACGGCGCCTGGCCCGTTTCCCCTTTCTTTTGTTCGCGATAATTTATCATTTCTTCTTTGCTCGGTATGGCTGAATAATATCCTTGTTCTATCTCGGTAGCACTTGGACCAAATAAAATTTCTTCAAATGCCCTACGTTTCACAATAAGATCGTTCGGGACAGTCCGCTCTATCGGAAAAACTGCCTTGCAATCGGCCTGATTTTGATTTAAATTTTTATTCCCAAAAAATATTTTTACAGTCGTCTCTTTTGCTTCAACTTTTTTTGCTTCCTGAACCGCGTCTTTTAAATCAGCGCTCGCCTCTTTCATTCCCCCAATATAACCAAAAAGCATCGCTGCAGCAGCAATTAGCAAAATAATACTAGCAAATATTAAGAGCTTCTTTTTCATAAAATTTTATTTTTTCTAGCTCTACAATAATTTTAACCTCAAATCCGACTTTGAGCAACAGCTCGCAAATAAAGCTAACCGACTTTTATCCGGCGCTTGATCCGCCGCCGCCTCCGCCGCCGGCTCCCCCACCTCCGCCAAAACCGGACGAGCTAGAAGGATTACTATAATTCACAGCTGCGCCAACGCTTGTTTTCATTCCTGAAATAGAGTTAACAAAAATAACACTATTAAATCCGCTAAGCGGCGTCGAACTTTCGTACCAATCTGGCTGCGCTTTATAAATATCAGCAAACCTCTCCGCCCATTTTCCTTCCACACCAAAAACCATGGCATAAGATAAATATTTTTCAAAAGTTTCCGGCGTGCAAGCCCCGAGCCGGAATCTTTCCGCCACTTGCAAATATTCCTTGAAGCCGAGTGCGTGCCATTTTGCTTCAATCCCCTTTTCCGTGAGCGGCGGGGGTTTAATAATTAAATAAATAACCCACAAACCCAATGAAATTAAAATCGCGGCTAAAATAGAAAATGAAAAATTTGGGAGTAAGGCCGTGACTATGGGAATAAAAATAGCGGCCACGGCAAGTGCCACAATAAAACTTGTCTCACGAGCAATCGGCATGGATCTGAAATATTCTTTTTCTTTAACTAATTTTTCTAAAATTTCTTTTGGTAATTTAGTAATCGTCCCCCTAAACGATGATTTTGTTTTTAAGTCGCCGAGCTCAATTGTTTCGGCCGTTCCAAAAATCGCTTTTAAAAAATCTGCTTCATAATCGGAAAGACTGGAGTCACTCGAAAATTCTTTTTTCTTCACGAGCGAATATTTTTTACTTTTTATCCATAAAGTTTTTTCTTCTCGTTCAACAATTTTTAAATAACCGCGGTAAGCCAAATCAATAAGCGTAGCCGTAAAATCTTTAGAACGAACGCTGTTGTAAACAAGTCCGCCCATTTCGGCCGGCAATAATTTCGCTGGCGGATCGTATTGGGCAATAATTGTCTTTTTTAGTTTTGGCGCGTTTTTATATTTCTTAAAAAGAAAAATGCCAAATAAAATCGGGAGGAGATAACTTAATTTATCTAAAACATAAAACCAGGTTGTCTTTTCCAGTTTAAAATCTGATGTTACAACTTTTCCCGTTTCCATCTTCACCATTTTTTCGCCATCACCTTCGGGTTCAAAGCCAAATTTTTCCACGGAAATTTTATGTTCACCAAGAGAAATCTCATAGTTTTCTTCAAGCACAGCCGGCGTGCGAAGACCGGTTTTCTGTCCGTCTAAAATTACTTCCGCGCCCGCAGGATCGGAATTGATTTTTAAAACACCGGCGGAAAAAACAATTCCTTTTGGCCAGCCGGCGACAATTGTAAAATTTTCGTAGGGAAGAATGTTATTTCCAAAAAATTTAAAAGTTTTACCGTCAACAATTTGATATGTTCCGGAAAATTCGCGACTACCAGCCGCTCCGGTGTAAAGCGCCTGCTTTAGAGCGCTGATATTAGACGCTTCGGGCAAGTGAACCGTGACTTCTACTTCCCCAATCGCCACATCCCGATTTTCAGAAACTGCGTTCCAATAAAGTTCATCATAATCTTCAAAATATCCAAGCCCACCGGACACCCTATATTCAAAAATTCGCGTCATCGAGGTATCCGTTAAATCAAAACTTAATTTAATATTAACCTGATTTATATCTTCGGTAATTTCCACTTCTGGTGGAACAATTTCTTGGCCATTTTCATCAAAAACTTTTATATCACTTATCGCCCGCACCCTATTTTTAGGAATAAATCTTTGTGTCCAATGAAAATTTCCATGAAAATTAAAAATCTGCGTTTCGCGGACTATAAAAGTGCTATCTTCATTTACATTTATGTCTACCGACCACTTTTCAAAATCCCACCATTTTTCTTCTTGGGCTGAAACTTGACTACCGGAAAATAAAAAAACTGCCAGAGCTACCGCAAGAAAAAATATTTTTTTAAACATAAAATTAAATTAAAATTACTTCTTATAATTATACTAAATTTTTTACCAAAATACCATTGTGCCAGCTCTTGACAAAATAAAAAAACAATGCCAAGATGAGGCGAGGAAAAGGAGGTATTTTATGGCCCAATCAGCGCGACCGGAGACTCCCAGACTGTATCGCCTCACGATTCGCCGCCCATCATCCGATCCAAAGACGCCAGAACTCATGGACATCGTCAGCGAAGCGTTTCTGTTCACCAAGCCGGACGGATTCCCCATGACCGAAGCCATCGCCAAACAGAGAGCCACGAGAGTCCAGGAAACACTGCCGCCGGGCTGGGAAGCCAAGGTCACGGAAGAGCCCTTCCTTGTCACGCATGGCACGCCGGCAATCGTCGGCACCTGCCGACGCGCGACTTGCCAGAATTTCGGCATTGGGGCTCCAAATCGCTTCCGCTGCCCCGAGTGCGGCGAGCTGACCGCGATCGAGATGGTCGCAACCGTAGAGTAGCGACTTCACCCGAACCGATTGACTGAGTTTAGGATAACTCTCCATCGGCTCGGGTATTTTTTATAAAAAATTCGAACCTTTAAAAATCCGAATTTTTAAATTTATTTATTTTTTAACTCTTCTAAAATCTCCGGGGGGATAGGAATCTCTTTCACCGGACTAATCCCCGGATATCGCCAGGCGGCAATAATTTTTTTCTGTCCGTCTTTTTCCTTCTGCCACATTACCCAAATTTCCGTTTGTCTTTTGCCTTTTCCAACTTTTTGCATCATGGCCACTGTTCCCGGCGCAATCCCCTCTTCTGTCCGATCCGGAGCGCGAAAAATCTTTTTCACCCTGCTCGACGCGAGGCCGTAAAAAAACATTTTAGCAATCGCGTGTTTAGTCCAAAAAAATTCCTTAGTTTCTTTGAACTTGGTCTCGTCCATACTTAAACCTTTTTCTCTTTAAGATAATCATCCCATCTCACCTCAAGTGCTTCAGTGATCGCTTTTATATCCTCTTCTGGTGAAATTTTACCAAACTCGGTAAGTTCACCAATCACAGCCTCGGCTTCTTCAATAAAGGCTTCACGACTTTCAGGTACAACATAATCAAAGCGCGCAAGCAATTCTTCCCAAATTGAATCTATGTCGGGCATAATTAGATATTAAATTTAAAATTTTATAATTTACGGCACTGCAGTAAAACGGAAAGTGGAAATTATAAATTCCCATTCTTCAATCACGT is part of the Patescibacteria group bacterium genome and harbors:
- a CDS encoding DUF2207 domain-containing protein — encoded protein: MFKKIFFLAVALAVFLFSGSQVSAQEEKWWDFEKWSVDINVNEDSTFIVRETQIFNFHGNFHWTQRFIPKNRVRAISDIKVFDENGQEIVPPEVEITEDINQVNIKLSFDLTDTSMTRIFEYRVSGGLGYFEDYDELYWNAVSENRDVAIGEVEVTVHLPEASNISALKQALYTGAAGSREFSGTYQIVDGKTFKFFGNNILPYENFTIVAGWPKGIVFSAGVLKINSDPAGAEVILDGQKTGLRTPAVLEENYEISLGEHKISVEKFGFEPEGDGEKMVKMETGKVVTSDFKLEKTTWFYVLDKLSYLLPILFGIFLFKKYKNAPKLKKTIIAQYDPPAKLLPAEMGGLVYNSVRSKDFTATLIDLAYRGYLKIVEREEKTLWIKSKKYSLVKKKEFSSDSSLSDYEADFLKAIFGTAETIELGDLKTKSSFRGTITKLPKEILEKLVKEKEYFRSMPIARETSFIVALAVAAIFIPIVTALLPNFSFSILAAILISLGLWVIYLIIKPPPLTEKGIEAKWHALGFKEYLQVAERFRLGACTPETFEKYLSYAMVFGVEGKWAERFADIYKAQPDWYESSTPLSGFNSVIFVNSISGMKTSVGAAVNYSNPSSSSGFGGGGGAGGGGGGGSSAG
- the pyrH gene encoding UMP kinase, yielding MKTLIVSLGGSVIVPDEVDTIFLKNFRRAILDFIKNGGRAVIVAGGGGTNKKYNAAAKKLAKIKNVDLDWLGIAATKLNAELVRVIFSEAAYEKVAINPTEKIKTNKKIIIASGWLPGCSSDKDAILWAKNFGAKQVINLTNTDYVYDKNPKKFKNARPIKNLKWAEYRKMVGSKWIPRMHAPFDPIASRFAEKWGMEVVIMKANHLDNFRKFLKGEKFKGSVIK
- a CDS encoding GerMN domain-containing protein, which translates into the protein MKKKLLIFASIILLIAAAAMLFGYIGGMKEASADLKDAVQEAKKVEAKETTVKIFFGNKNLNQNQADCKAVFPIERTVPNDLIVKRRAFEEILFGPSATEIEQGYYSAIPSKEEMINYREQKKGETGQAPYIGDEIKIHSVKIMIGMAYVDFSPEIFVLAADNCRAQMFRAQLSQTAKQFPKVGGAIITVGGVENAL